The Hemiscyllium ocellatum isolate sHemOce1 chromosome 14, sHemOce1.pat.X.cur, whole genome shotgun sequence genome includes a region encoding these proteins:
- the LOC132822177 gene encoding metabotropic glutamate receptor 3-like, protein MSQPQLLSLLHLVLQVILSSSDSFPAGKKEIAIDGDLVIGGLFPVHEKGNGLEDCGRINEQRGIERLEAMLFALDVINKDPSILPGIKLGAHILDTCSKDTYALEQSLEFVRSSLAKVDETEYICPDGSVAIHDDKAFAIAGVIGGSYSDVSIQVANLLRLFQIPQISYASTSAKLSDKSRYDYFARTVPPDFYQAKAMSDILRFFNWTYVSTVASEGDYGETGIEVFEQEARARNICIATSEKVGRSMDQKSYDGVIKALAQKPSARVVVLFTKSEDARELLAAAHRLNLTFTWVASDGWGALENVVRGNEQAARGAITIELAARPIAEFAAYFVNLHPTNNHRNAWFREFWQQRFNCSFRQRECASNTLRKENYQPESKIMFVLNAVYAMAHALHNMQQALCPNTTKLCDNMRPLNGKRFYKDYIIKVHFDAPFSSDDTDSEIRFDRHGDGIGRYNIFNFQARGGRYGYQRVGYWGEDLTLNTSLIVWAQSFIPTSQCSDPCAKNEAKSMQRGDVCCWLCIPCQPYEFLYDEFTCMDCGPGRWPTEDLSSCYDLPEEYIKWEDAWAIGPITISCLGFICTLCVFTIFVKNNNTPVVKASGRELCYILLVGVLMSYSMTLIFIAKPSTTVCTLRRLGLGSSFAVCYSALLTKTNRIARIFNGVRDGAQRPRCISPASQVGICLALISCQLIVVTVWLVVETPGTRKETTPEKRDTVTLKCNTKESSMLTSLTYTVVLIVLCTVYAFKTRKCPENFNEAKFIGFTMYTTCIIWLAFLPIFYVTSSDYRVQTTTMCISVSLSGSVVLGCLFAPKVHIILFQPQKNVVTHRVTTSRFSVTGSGTAHSHVSAAHHVPTVCNGREIVDSTTSSL, encoded by the exons ATGTCCCAGCCACAGCTGCTCAGCCTCCTGCACCTTGTGCTTCAGGTGATCTTGTCCAGCTCCGACAGCTTTCCTGCTGGGAAGAAGGAGATTGCGATCGATGGGGATCTGGTGATCGGAGGCTTGTTTCCAGTCCATGAGAAAGGCAACGGTTTGGAAGACTGTGGAAGGATCAACGAGCAACGGGGCATTGAGCGGCTCGAGGCCATGCTCTTTGCTCTGGACGTGATAAACAAGGACCCCAGCATTTTGCCTGGGATCAAACTGGGGGCCCACATCCTGGACACCTGCTCCAAGGACACCTACGCATTGGAGCAGTCACTGGAGTTTGTCAGATCGTCACTGGCTAAAGTCGATGAGACTGAATACATCTGTCCAGATGGATCCGTTGCCATTCATGATGACAAGGCATTCGCCATTGCTGGGGTCATTGGGGGCTCATACAGTGATGTGTCCATCCAG GTCGCCAACCTGCTGCGCTTGTTCCAGATCCCCCAGATCAGCTATGCCTCCACCAGCGCCAAACTGAGCGACAAGTCCCGCTACGATTACTTTGCGCGGACTGTGCCTCCCGATTTCTACCAAGCAAAGGCCATGTCGGACATCCTTCGCTTTTTCAACTGGACGTACGTGTCCACGGTGGCATCTGAGGGCGACTACGGCGAGACGGGCATCGAGGTGTTTGAGCAGGAGGCCCGTGCCAGGAACATCTGCATCGCCACGTCGGAGAAGGTGGGCCGCTCCATGGACCAGAAGAGCTATGACGGCGTCATCAAGGCCCTGGCGCAGAAGCCCAGCGCCCGTGTGGTGGTGCTCTTCACCAAGAGCGAAGACGCGCGGGAGCTGCTGGCCGCCGCCCACCGGCTCAACCTCACCTTCACCTGGGTGGCCAGTGACGGCTGGGGCGCCCTGGAGAACGTGGTGCGGGGAAACGAGCAGGCGGCGCGGGGGGCCATCACCATCGAGCTGGCTGCCCGTCCCATCGCCGAGTTCGCCGCGTACTTCGTCAACCTCCACCCAACCAACAACCACAGGAACGCCTGGTTCCGGGAGTTCTGGCAGCAGAGGTTCAACTGCAGCTTCCGCCAGCGGGAATGCGCCAGCAACACTCTCAGGAAAGAGAACTACCAGCCAGAGTCCAAGATCATGTTCGTACTCAACGCCGTCTACGCCATGGCCCATGCCCTCCATAACATGCAGCAGGCACTCTGCCCCAACACCACCAAGCTCTGCGACAACATGAGGCCCCTGAATGGCAAGAGGTTTTACAAGGATTACATCATAAAGGTTCACTTTGACG CTCCTTTTAGCTCGGACGACACGGACAGCGAAATCCGGTTCGATCGACATGGGGACGGAATCGGCCGGTACAACATCTTCAACTTCCAGGCGAGGGGTGGGAGGTACGGCTATCAGAGGGTTGGCTACTGGGGTGAGGACCTCACCTTGAACACCAGCTTGATTGTCTGGGCCCAGTCATTCATTCCGACATCGCAGTGCAGTGATCCCTGTGCCAAGAATGAAGCCAAGAGCATGCAGCGTGGAGATGTCTGTTGCTGGCTCTGTATCCCCTGCCAACCTTACGAGTTCCTCTATGATGAGTTCACCTGCATGGATTGTGGACCTGGACGGTGGCCCACCGAGGACCTCAGCTCATGCTATGACCTTCCGGAAGAGTATATCAAGTGGGAGGATGCTTGGGCTATCGGGCCCATCACCATTTCTTGCCTGGGCTTCATCTGCACCCTCTGTGTGTTCACGATCTTTGTGAAGAACAACAACACGCCGGTGGTGAAGGCTTCAGGGCGGGAGCTCTGCTACATCCTTCTCgttggggtcctgatgtcttacAGCATGACCTTGATCTTCATTGCCAAGCCCTCCACCACGGTCTGCACCTTGCGCCGCCTCGGGCTGGGGTCCTCCTTCGCGGTCTGCTACTCGGCCCTCCTCACCAAGACTAACCGCATTGCGCGAATCTTCAATGGTGTGAGAGACGGCGCCCAGAGGCCGCGCTGCATCAGCCCAGCCTCCCAGGTGGGCATCTGTCTGGCATTGATTTCCTGCCAGCTGATTGTCGTCACGGTGTGGCTGGTGGTGGAGACGCCTGGCACCAGGAAGGAGACCACACCTGAGAAGAGGGACACGGTTACCCTCAAGTGCAACACCAAGGAGTCCAGCATGCTCACCTCCCTGACCTACACGGTGGTGCTCATCGTGCTGTGCACAGTGTACGCCTTCAAAACCAGGAAGTGCCCAGAGAATTTCAATGAGGCCAAGTTCATTGGCTTCACCATGTACACCACGTGCATCATCTGGCTTGCCTTCCTGCCTATCTTCTATGTCACCTCCTCTGACTATAGG